The following coding sequences lie in one Changpingibacter yushuensis genomic window:
- a CDS encoding Cof-type HAD-IIB family hydrolase has product MTHSTYQLVASDFDLTLAGLPHSHISDRTKRALEGLRERGVPFAIASGRGPSGLFHHLERNNISPEGFYFCGYGGAEIIQAWDGTEIASNRLNGSAARKAFEVASDFPVEVLPHLGEFAYASNVGGLANRGQAWSDGLTLLDITPEGVEELRPSKILISGEPDVLERVATALGGELADSIEVTLSATTLLEVNAAGVNKGWALWALADHLGIDHTATVAFGDNFNDIPMLRAAGLGVAVGNAVPEAKLAADRVTFSCDDDGLAYVLEELFAL; this is encoded by the coding sequence ATGACACATTCTACGTACCAGCTTGTGGCAAGCGATTTTGACTTGACCCTTGCGGGCTTGCCTCACTCCCACATTTCTGACCGGACTAAGCGTGCACTGGAAGGCCTGCGCGAACGTGGCGTTCCTTTTGCCATTGCGTCTGGACGCGGCCCATCGGGCTTGTTCCATCACCTAGAACGTAACAACATCAGCCCGGAGGGCTTCTACTTCTGCGGCTATGGTGGTGCTGAAATCATCCAGGCGTGGGACGGAACCGAGATCGCCTCGAACCGTCTCAATGGATCTGCAGCACGGAAGGCATTCGAAGTTGCGAGCGACTTTCCTGTGGAGGTGTTGCCACACCTTGGTGAATTCGCCTATGCAAGCAACGTCGGTGGGCTCGCCAACAGAGGTCAGGCGTGGTCCGATGGACTCACGCTCCTTGACATCACTCCCGAGGGAGTAGAGGAACTGCGCCCCTCGAAAATCCTCATCTCGGGCGAACCTGACGTCCTGGAGCGAGTCGCCACGGCTCTTGGCGGGGAGTTGGCAGACTCGATTGAAGTCACGCTTTCGGCCACCACGCTGCTTGAGGTGAATGCTGCTGGAGTGAATAAGGGGTGGGCGCTGTGGGCGCTCGCGGACCACCTTGGCATCGACCACACTGCAACTGTTGCCTTTGGCGACAACTTCAATGACATCCCGATGCTGCGTGCTGCCGGGTTGGGAGTTGCCGTTGGAAATGCCGTTCCTGAAGCAAAGCTAGCGGCGGATCGCGTCACCTTTTCTTGCGACGACGACGGCTTGGCGTACGTTCTTGAGGAGCTCTTCGCGCTCTGA
- a CDS encoding PHP domain-containing protein, with protein sequence MRIDPHTHSTASDGRSRPCELMQEAAAAGVTTIGLTDHDTIAGWAEAAAEVGNTGVSLIRGMEVSTKYQGVSTHIVAYLFNPADPSLMAHIERVRSSRLGRAQRIVERLGVDTPLVWDDVEAVVAPGATIGRPHIADALIVRGVVVDRNEAFVRYLAPDSPYYVPHYAPDAIQAVEWINQAGGKAVLAHPRAPHRGRVLPERAFDEMAEAGLFGIEIDHRDNAATQIPELERTAHSLHLARFGSSDYHGSGKPNRLGENTTSPAVISALTQGCFLEVLNP encoded by the coding sequence ATGAGGATTGATCCGCACACGCACTCCACAGCATCAGACGGGCGCAGCCGCCCGTGTGAACTGATGCAGGAGGCCGCCGCGGCTGGCGTGACCACGATCGGGTTGACGGATCATGACACCATTGCAGGATGGGCGGAGGCCGCCGCAGAGGTAGGCAATACGGGAGTCTCGCTCATCCGGGGGATGGAGGTATCCACCAAGTATCAGGGAGTCTCAACCCACATCGTCGCCTATCTTTTCAATCCGGCCGATCCGAGCCTCATGGCACACATTGAACGCGTCCGCTCCTCGCGGTTGGGCCGTGCCCAGAGAATTGTGGAGCGCTTGGGAGTTGATACCCCACTCGTGTGGGACGACGTCGAAGCAGTTGTTGCGCCCGGTGCGACCATCGGCAGGCCACATATCGCGGACGCGCTTATCGTTCGCGGCGTCGTCGTCGACAGAAACGAAGCGTTCGTCAGATACCTTGCTCCGGATTCTCCCTACTACGTTCCCCATTACGCTCCCGATGCGATCCAAGCCGTGGAATGGATTAATCAGGCTGGTGGGAAGGCCGTGTTGGCTCATCCGCGAGCGCCGCACCGCGGCAGAGTGCTCCCGGAACGGGCATTTGACGAGATGGCCGAAGCCGGGCTTTTCGGAATAGAAATCGATCACCGAGACAACGCGGCAACACAGATTCCAGAGTTGGAACGAACGGCACACTCTCTCCATCTCGCCCGGTTCGGGTCCAGCGACTACCATGGTTCTGGCAAACCAAACCGGCTAGGCGAGAACACCACTTCACCTGCGGTCATTTCTGCTCTCACCCAGGGCTGTTTTCTGGAGGTTCTCAATCCGTGA
- a CDS encoding MarC family protein, with protein MIGFNAAFFLSTFTTLFVIADPFGNLPVFLALTSRMTPAERRTAAWQATMTSFTVLAIFGLFGKYILSLLHLSNEAMQLSGGLLLLLVALQLLTGYEQDPGGPGSANVALVPLGVPLLAGPGSIVAIMMSAQSSVDIEGGIMTIIIALLLLHLVEWLSMRFANPISRLLGEGGIIFLTRISGMLLAAIATQLMIDAVLTIVKTA; from the coding sequence GTGATCGGATTCAACGCTGCATTCTTTCTCTCAACGTTTACAACGCTGTTCGTGATCGCTGATCCGTTCGGAAATCTGCCTGTATTCCTTGCCCTGACGTCACGAATGACCCCCGCCGAACGGCGTACAGCAGCGTGGCAGGCAACGATGACTTCGTTTACCGTACTCGCGATCTTTGGCTTGTTCGGGAAGTACATCCTCAGTCTGTTGCACCTGTCCAATGAGGCGATGCAGCTTTCTGGCGGACTGTTGCTGTTGCTTGTGGCTCTTCAGCTGCTCACCGGATATGAGCAGGATCCAGGCGGCCCAGGTAGTGCCAATGTGGCGCTTGTGCCGCTTGGCGTTCCCCTCTTGGCCGGGCCGGGATCGATCGTCGCCATCATGATGTCTGCGCAGAGCTCGGTAGACATCGAGGGCGGCATCATGACAATCATCATTGCCCTTCTGTTGCTCCACCTCGTCGAGTGGCTCTCCATGCGGTTCGCCAATCCGATCAGCAGGCTTCTGGGTGAGGGTGGCATCATCTTCCTCACACGAATTTCGGGTATGTTGCTGGCTGCAATCGCCACGCAACTCATGATTGATGCGGTCTTGACTATCGTCAAGACTGCTTAG